In Aestuariibaculum lutulentum, one DNA window encodes the following:
- a CDS encoding Tex family protein has translation MTSLIQYITSQTQLPESSVKNTVDLLNEDCTIPFISRYRKERTGNLDEVQIGDIVKYKEQFEALEKRKTAILKAIEEQGSLTPELQNKIESTQDLTTLEDLYLPFKKSRKTKAEKARQNGLEPLAKIIMSQNANDVESIAFKYVKGEVNSVDEALEGARHIIAEWINERTDVRNNIRYQMERFAMIATKVVKSKEGDENAQKFRDYFDWEENLSRIPSHRLLAILRAESEGFIKVKISIDDDRTLAKIEDRIIRSNNACAAQIEIAIADAYKRLLLPALSNEALQIAKEKADASAISVFARNLKQLLLGSPLGEKRILAIDPGFRTGCKVVCLDAQGSLLYNETIYPHPPKSDSTGAIKKLSSLCEAYKIEAIAIGNGTASRETEALVRKIHFKNDIQVFVVSEAGASIYSASKIARDEFPDYDVTVRGSVSIGRRLQDPLAELVKIEAKSIGVGQYQHDVDQTKLKKELDIVVQSCVNAVGVNINTASVSLLSYVSGIGPKLAENIFNYRNEHGMFKSRAGIKKVPRLGDKAFQQGAAFLRIKSAKNPLDDSVVHPESYGIVEQMAKDLGKDVASLIGNEQILNAIDLKRYCTEAIGLPTLEDIVKELKKPGLDIREQAKVFTFNQNIKTINDLQEGQLLPGIVNNITNFGAFVDVGIKESGLIHVSNLSDSFVSDVNAHVSLHQQVIVKVLEVDIPRKRIQLKLHK, from the coding sequence ATGACTTCACTAATTCAATATATCACCTCACAAACTCAATTACCAGAATCTTCAGTAAAAAACACGGTAGACTTACTTAATGAAGATTGTACTATTCCATTTATATCGAGATACCGAAAGGAGCGTACAGGGAATTTAGATGAGGTTCAAATTGGAGATATTGTAAAATATAAAGAACAATTTGAAGCTTTAGAAAAACGCAAAACGGCGATTTTAAAAGCTATTGAAGAACAGGGAAGTTTAACCCCTGAACTTCAAAATAAAATTGAATCCACTCAGGATTTAACAACGCTGGAAGATTTATACTTACCGTTTAAGAAAAGTCGAAAGACCAAAGCTGAAAAAGCACGTCAAAACGGATTAGAGCCGCTGGCGAAAATCATTATGAGTCAGAATGCAAACGATGTTGAATCGATTGCTTTTAAATATGTGAAAGGAGAGGTTAACTCGGTTGATGAAGCTTTAGAAGGCGCGCGCCATATTATTGCCGAATGGATTAACGAACGTACCGATGTTCGGAATAATATCCGTTATCAAATGGAGCGTTTTGCCATGATTGCAACAAAAGTGGTGAAGTCAAAAGAAGGCGATGAAAATGCGCAGAAATTCAGAGATTATTTCGATTGGGAAGAAAATTTAAGTCGAATTCCATCGCATCGCTTATTGGCTATTTTACGAGCAGAATCAGAAGGATTTATAAAAGTGAAAATCTCTATCGATGATGATCGAACTTTAGCAAAAATTGAAGATCGCATTATTCGTTCTAATAATGCCTGTGCAGCCCAAATAGAAATAGCTATCGCCGATGCTTACAAACGTTTGTTATTGCCTGCGTTATCTAATGAAGCTTTACAAATTGCCAAGGAAAAAGCCGATGCTTCAGCCATTTCGGTATTTGCAAGAAATTTGAAGCAATTGTTATTAGGTTCACCGTTGGGTGAAAAACGCATATTAGCTATCGACCCTGGATTTAGAACAGGTTGCAAAGTGGTATGTTTAGATGCGCAGGGGAGTTTATTGTATAACGAAACGATTTATCCGCATCCGCCTAAAAGTGATAGCACAGGCGCTATTAAAAAGCTGAGTTCTCTTTGTGAAGCTTACAAAATTGAAGCCATTGCTATAGGTAACGGTACAGCCTCGCGTGAAACGGAAGCGTTGGTTCGCAAGATTCATTTTAAGAATGATATACAAGTCTTTGTGGTAAGTGAAGCTGGTGCTAGTATTTATTCGGCGTCAAAAATTGCCCGTGACGAATTTCCGGATTACGATGTTACCGTTCGTGGTTCGGTGTCTATCGGTCGACGTTTGCAGGATCCTTTAGCAGAATTGGTAAAGATTGAAGCAAAATCGATTGGTGTTGGGCAGTATCAGCACGATGTCGATCAGACTAAACTGAAAAAGGAATTAGATATTGTTGTTCAGAGTTGTGTAAATGCTGTTGGTGTTAATATTAATACAGCGAGTGTAAGTTTATTGAGTTACGTTTCTGGAATTGGACCAAAACTGGCTGAGAATATTTTTAATTACCGGAATGAACACGGTATGTTTAAATCGCGTGCTGGCATTAAAAAAGTGCCGAGGTTGGGTGATAAGGCGTTTCAGCAGGGGGCAGCTTTTTTACGAATTAAATCGGCAAAAAATCCGTTGGATGATTCGGTTGTTCATCCGGAAAGTTATGGTATTGTAGAACAAATGGCGAAAGATTTAGGTAAAGATGTAGCCTCGTTAATAGGGAATGAGCAAATTTTAAATGCCATAGATTTAAAACGCTATTGTACAGAAGCTATTGGACTACCTACGCTTGAGGATATTGTAAAAGAGCTTAAAAAACCAGGATTAGATATTCGAGAGCAGGCTAAGGTGTTTACGTTTAATCAAAATATAAAAACGATTAACGATTTACAGGAGGGGCAATTGCTTCCGGGAATCGTGAATAATATTACTAACTTCGGCGCTTTTGTAGATGTTGGTATTAAAGAAAGTGGCCTGATTCACGTTTCAAATTTGTCAGATAGTTTTGTGAGCGATGTCAATGCACACGTGAGTTTACATCAGCAGGTTATTGTTAAAGTTTTAGAGGTAGATATTCCGCGAAAGCGTATTCAATTAAAGCTTCATAAATAG
- a CDS encoding DMT family transporter codes for MKKARLALAIGILCISIFPILVKLNLTPGVISAFYRMAFSLVLLLPYVLITRQFKIPNLKTALLAILCGVIFGSDVAVWNIAIQESTATQASLLTNLSPVWVGVLALCFLKDKPKVNFWIGTVIAVFGMVMLVGFSVFQNLDFDLAFSFGVLSGVFYAFYMLISKEVLKTMNVLTFMALSLMASSVYLAGVSYALEEPFYGFSNTGWLVLVVQAVLCQLLAWILISYATQHMRATRVSVSLLGQGILASFLAWLFIGEAISFQMVVGGLILLFGIRITFYDKPIFVNLQIKRQKPAL; via the coding sequence ATGAAAAAGGCGAGATTGGCTTTGGCTATTGGAATATTATGCATTTCCATATTTCCGATTTTAGTGAAGTTGAATTTAACTCCAGGGGTAATTTCGGCCTTCTATCGCATGGCATTTTCTTTGGTGTTGTTATTACCATATGTATTAATTACACGTCAGTTTAAAATTCCGAATTTAAAAACGGCTTTATTAGCCATATTGTGTGGTGTTATTTTTGGAAGCGATGTCGCTGTATGGAACATCGCCATTCAGGAATCTACGGCAACGCAAGCGTCGTTGTTAACCAATTTATCTCCGGTTTGGGTGGGTGTTTTAGCGCTATGTTTTCTAAAAGATAAACCTAAAGTAAATTTCTGGATTGGTACGGTAATCGCGGTTTTTGGAATGGTGATGTTGGTTGGTTTTTCGGTTTTTCAAAATTTAGATTTCGATTTGGCTTTTAGCTTTGGCGTACTGTCGGGAGTTTTTTATGCCTTTTATATGTTAATCAGTAAAGAAGTTTTGAAGACCATGAACGTGCTAACCTTTATGGCTTTAAGTTTAATGGCTTCTTCGGTTTATCTGGCAGGCGTAAGCTATGCTTTAGAGGAACCTTTTTACGGGTTTTCTAACACTGGCTGGCTGGTATTGGTTGTTCAGGCGGTTTTATGTCAATTACTGGCTTGGATTCTCATTAGTTATGCTACTCAACATATGCGAGCAACACGTGTATCTGTAAGTTTACTGGGACAAGGTATTTTAGCTTCGTTTTTAGCATGGTTGTTTATAGGTGAAGCTATATCATTTCAAATGGTGGTTGGCGGTTTAATTTTGTTATTTGGCATTCGAATAACTTTTTACGACAAACCTATTTTTGTAAATCTTCAAATCAAGAGGCAAAAGCCTGCTTTATAA